The following are encoded in a window of Caretta caretta isolate rCarCar2 chromosome 19, rCarCar1.hap1, whole genome shotgun sequence genomic DNA:
- the C19H1orf94 gene encoding uncharacterized protein C1orf94 homolog: MLTRGSGLQGPTISPKGPFPLGPFPRHIWIHHNTPQDSLDKACHEIWKRVQGLSEELQPTSTSPVLQPTCHPVLSSEPLREEGSNYLKESLEQNCVKDEISLLVEQEYLSLTQENISGTDMQGLEGSKKSASTLNQSSSNNSLFLLSDRDQLLDETEAVESMYRAMMGSKEREMKLRSLCDAQLSTKSTIAGILRPAKCTFKNARGVDNGSNNPVASNKETSKSLVPCPLKHTEAAKAPDNQMVAEETRLTKDYLPSNMFSSPTHKESAVVPPPSTTAESQASGPKKQLPVFAKICSKTDPDSVPEGLQNTVTTAASEKNNLKYNGNVFTPRFATTSTTTSLNQPVWLSLNYPPPPLYPNHSNFPQFQGLYQQRARIPYQQTLHPPLGCYSRQVTPYNPQQIFRSPYTPLLNYIPLVQPGYSYQQRNPSKPSSSVRDPPAMAGDGPQYHFSHSYGFSSTPGGSVRTNPYFSSNGSGINF, translated from the exons ATGCTCACACGTGGGAGTGGGCTCCAGGGTCCGACGATAAGCCCCAAAGGCCCATTTCCTCTAGGACCTTTCCCAAGACACATCTGGATCCACCACAACACTCCTCAAGACAGCTTGGACAAAGCCTGTCACGAGATCTGGAAACGGGTTCAAGGTCTTTCTGAAGAGCTCCAGCCTACGTCAACGTCACCAGTCCTGCAGCCTACCTGTCACCCAGTCTTGTCATCAGAACCCCTCAGAGAAGAGGGCAGCAACTACCTGAAAGA ATCATTGGAACAGAACTGTGTCAAAGATGAGATTTCCCTTCTGGtggaacaggagtacttgagtCTTACCCAGGAGAACATTAGCGGGACAGATATGCAAGGTTTAGAAGGAAGCAAAAAATCTGCCTCTACTTTAAATCAGAGTTCATCAAACAACAGCCTTTTCCTGCTTTCCGATAGGGACCAGTTGCTAGATGAAACAGAAGCAGTAGAAAGCATGTATCGAGCAATGATGGGAAGCAAAGAAAGGGAGATGAAACTCAGGTCTCTCTGCGACGCTCAGCTTTCTACAAAATCCACCATTGCTGGGATTCTGCGCCCTGCAAAATGCACCTTCAAGAATGCAAGAGGAGTGGACAATGGGAGCAATAACCCAGTGGCTTCAAACAAAGAGACCAGTAAGTCACTGGTGCCGTGTCCATTGAAACACACAGAGGCTGCCAAAGCGCCAGATAACCAGATGGTGGCGGAGGAAACCAGGCTGACCAAGGACTACCTACCAAGTAACATGTTCAGTTCCCCCACCCATAAGGAGAGTGCAGTGGTGCCTCCGCCTTCGACAACAGCAGAAAGCCAAGCCTCTGGGCCAAAGAAGCAGCTCCCGGTGTTTGCCAAGATCTGCTCAAAAACTGATCCTGACTCTGTTCCTGAGGGACTTCAGAACACAG TAACTACGGCAGCATCAGAGAAGAACAACCTCAAATACAATGGGAACGTTTTCACCCCGCGTTTTGCCACCACTTCAACGACCACCTCCTTAAACCAGCCAGTGTGGCTCAGTCTGAACTATCCTCCACCCCCGCTCTATCCAAACCATTCAAACTTTCCACAGTTCCAG GGTTTGTATCAGCAGAGAGCACGGATCCCATACCAGCAGACTTTACACCCTCCCCTAGGATGCTATTCAAGACAG GTAACTCCATACAATCCACAGCAGATTTTCCGGTCACCTTACACCCCTTTATTGAACTATATCCCTCTGGTCCAGCCCGGTTATTCATACCAGCAGAGGAACCCCTCCAAACCATCTAGCAGCGTACGTGATCCACCAGCAATGGCGGGTGATGGGCCGCAGTATCATTTTTCTCATTCATATGG GTTTAGTTCTACACCTGGTGGATCTGTGAGGACAAACCCATATTTCTCTTCCAATGGGAGTGGTATAAACTTTTAG